A region from the Arcanobacterium buesumense genome encodes:
- a CDS encoding ABC transporter permease, with protein MTPNNLYTKLLNSMGSRHSFVRLVVVTVGIFILFSILNPAVFLSGANFQFILLATPELALLAMAISVTMLTAGIDLSVVGISNVSAIIAAQLMISSGSNLSVPIAVLVAVLVGALCGLCNALLIAGLNVPPILATLGTQQLFSGIALVLSGGSILTNLPTAFTNIALITVAGIPLIFMLMVVIALIIGVLVSKTKLGFQMRMVGANPVAADYSGINRIKVLTFTYLTSGVLAGIAGLIISSRASGANSQYGTTYILLAIVIAVLAGVDPEGGYITVAGVVIAVLTLQMLSTGLLSIQNSPHIVNIMQGALLIFIVAINTWGSRLREILFKWISKRRERV; from the coding sequence ATGACACCGAACAATCTATATACGAAACTTCTTAACAGCATGGGTAGCCGTCATAGTTTCGTGCGACTTGTTGTTGTTACTGTTGGTATATTCATACTTTTTTCGATACTTAATCCGGCGGTATTCCTTTCTGGAGCAAATTTTCAGTTTATTCTTCTTGCAACACCCGAATTAGCTCTACTGGCTATGGCGATCTCAGTGACTATGCTTACTGCAGGTATTGATTTGTCTGTAGTAGGGATATCCAACGTTTCTGCTATTATTGCTGCTCAATTAATGATTTCGTCAGGGTCTAATTTGTCGGTGCCTATTGCAGTGCTGGTAGCAGTATTGGTTGGAGCGTTGTGTGGACTGTGTAACGCACTCCTCATCGCTGGGTTGAACGTTCCACCGATTTTGGCAACGTTAGGAACCCAGCAATTATTTTCCGGCATTGCGTTAGTGCTTTCTGGCGGTTCTATATTGACTAATTTGCCAACTGCGTTTACAAATATTGCATTAATTACGGTTGCTGGAATTCCCTTGATTTTCATGCTGATGGTAGTAATAGCTCTTATTATTGGTGTATTGGTAAGCAAAACTAAATTGGGATTCCAGATGCGAATGGTTGGTGCTAACCCCGTAGCTGCTGACTATTCTGGAATTAACCGGATTAAAGTTCTTACGTTCACCTACCTAACTTCTGGAGTGTTAGCAGGTATTGCTGGATTGATTATATCTTCTCGCGCTTCTGGTGCTAATTCACAATATGGCACAACGTACATTTTATTAGCTATTGTTATCGCTGTTCTTGCCGGGGTTGATCCAGAAGGCGGATATATTACAGTTGCTGGGGTAGTTATCGCAGTATTAACTCTTCAGATGCTCTCTACTGGTCTACTTTCTATCCAGAATAGTCCGCATATCGTCAATATTATGCAAGGCGCATTATTGATCTTCATTGTTGCTATCAATACCTGGGGATCGCGGTTACGAGAAATACTCTTTAAATGGATTTCCAAACGTCGTGAACGTGTCTAA
- a CDS encoding FGGY-family carbohydrate kinase, with translation MNNVLTLGIDIGTGATKAVLCDHMGAIVAQAVHPNTMSLPRPGFAEMDAVTDWWGSVLHVCRHIVNSDGYADIAKGEAKLGALCVSGLGPALVTTVSESSTHKDPDAPLHKAILYGIDTRAEKQIQEQNQILGREAILARCGKTLSSQSLGPKIAWVRDNYPEVSPDSPWYSSHSYIVKRLTGQWVLDHHTASQCDPLYDVQKQDWAYDWAERILPGLHLPKLLWPGELAGQITACAADETGLPEGTQVLAGTIDAWAEAYSAGVSAPGDLMLMYGSTMFMVQVLAAPTVSPALWTTSGVVPHSHTLAAGMATSGSVTTWFQGLCGGIDFKTLIDEAKSIAPGADGLVLLPYFAGERTPLYDPDARGMVVGLTLRHQRGHIFRAVYEGIAFGIRQIIEELEMSAGRPARILAVGGGTQGRLWAQIVSDVCSIEQIIPDVTVGASYGDALLAAQYLGSVSQKDTWVKESQVVKPNVDITSIYDELYNIYLDSYLANKTIMHRLSAIQNM, from the coding sequence ATGAATAATGTTCTGACGCTAGGTATAGATATTGGAACTGGGGCAACGAAAGCTGTTTTATGTGACCATATGGGTGCAATTGTGGCGCAAGCAGTTCATCCTAATACGATGAGCTTACCGCGTCCAGGTTTTGCCGAAATGGATGCAGTGACAGATTGGTGGGGGTCTGTTCTCCATGTGTGTCGTCATATTGTCAATTCCGATGGATATGCGGATATAGCAAAAGGTGAGGCAAAACTTGGTGCACTATGTGTTTCGGGTTTAGGGCCAGCTTTGGTAACAACTGTCAGTGAAAGTAGTACGCACAAGGATCCTGATGCTCCGTTGCATAAAGCGATTCTATATGGAATTGATACTAGGGCTGAAAAACAGATTCAAGAGCAAAATCAAATATTGGGGAGGGAAGCGATACTTGCACGTTGTGGCAAGACTCTGTCAAGCCAATCTTTAGGACCCAAAATTGCTTGGGTTCGGGATAACTATCCAGAAGTATCCCCAGATTCTCCCTGGTACTCTTCGCACTCATATATTGTGAAACGACTTACCGGACAATGGGTTTTGGATCACCATACTGCCAGTCAGTGTGATCCGCTGTATGATGTGCAAAAACAAGACTGGGCATATGACTGGGCAGAACGAATCTTGCCAGGTCTTCATCTTCCAAAGTTGTTATGGCCGGGTGAACTGGCCGGGCAAATTACTGCGTGTGCTGCAGATGAAACGGGCCTGCCGGAAGGAACTCAAGTATTGGCTGGAACTATTGATGCGTGGGCAGAAGCATATTCTGCAGGTGTGTCTGCTCCTGGCGATCTTATGCTGATGTATGGTTCAACGATGTTCATGGTGCAGGTTTTAGCTGCTCCTACAGTGTCACCGGCCCTATGGACGACAAGTGGAGTCGTTCCACACTCACACACGCTGGCGGCAGGAATGGCAACTTCGGGAAGTGTCACAACCTGGTTCCAAGGTTTGTGCGGAGGTATCGATTTTAAAACGTTAATTGACGAAGCAAAATCAATTGCTCCAGGGGCGGATGGACTAGTGTTGTTACCATATTTCGCCGGAGAACGTACCCCGCTATATGATCCTGATGCACGAGGTATGGTTGTTGGCTTGACATTGCGCCATCAGCGGGGACATATTTTTCGTGCAGTTTATGAAGGAATTGCTTTTGGGATACGACAAATTATTGAAGAATTAGAAATGAGTGCAGGACGCCCAGCGCGGATCCTAGCTGTTGGTGGAGGAACTCAGGGGCGTTTATGGGCTCAGATCGTTAGTGATGTTTGTTCAATTGAGCAGATCATTCCAGATGTTACCGTTGGCGCCTCATACGGCGATGCTTTATTAGCAGCTCAGTATCTTGGTAGTGTTAGTCAAAAGGATACTTGGGTTAAAGAGTCTCAAGTTGTTAAACCTAATGTAGATATTACGTCGATTTATGACGAATTATATAATATTTATCTTGACAGCTATCTAGCTAATAAAACCATCATGCATCGGTTGTCGGCAATCCAAAATATGTAG